Part of the Leptolyngbya sp. KIOST-1 genome, TTTTGTCGGACTCATCGGTGCGGCTCGTCAGCATCAGCACGAAGACCCCCGTGCGCGACTGCATCTCTTTACACAGGTCGTAGCCGTTGGTGTCGGGCAGGTTTAAGTCGAGGATGACCAGGTCGGGGGTGAACTGCTCGAACACCGCCAGGGCTTTTTTGCCATCCTCGGCCGACTCCATTTCGTAGTTCTGCTTGGCCAGGAACCGATGAATCAAGTTGCGAATTGCGGGGTCGTCATCGACAACGAGGATCTTGGCTTCGGCCATGGTCGTACCTTTCTGTAAAGTGACTCTGTTAAATGGACTGTTCAACTGCGATCGACAGGAAACGCTCAGGCAGCCAGGGGATGACTGTAGCCCGACCGGAGCACCAGGGCCCTTTTAGTGTTCTTCACGGGCTCGACAGGGCATCCGCACTAAACCATAAATAATTCCATAGCTTACTCGAGAACTTTATGAAGTTACCACCTCAACCCCCGGGTGAAACCAATTTTGCCCACCGCGCCTCCGTGAACCTACGGCACCTCCACCACTAACGTCGCGGCTGTCTTGACTTGGGGCCCATTAGCCCCAGCATTGGCCCCAAAATCAGCCCAAAGACAAAGCCCCCCGAGTGGGCCCAGTAAGCGATGCCGCCGCCTACACCGGTCTCACTGCTGAGGCTGGCGATGCTAAACAGCGCCTGCTGGGCAAACCAGAAGCCGAGGAAAAAGATGGCCGGGATGCGAACCGTGGTAAAAAAGATAATCAGCGGAATCAGGGTGACGATGTAGGCGCGAGGGAACCTGAGGATGTAGGCTCCCATCACCCCCGCGATCGCCCCGCTGGCTCCGATGGTGGGCACCGCAGAGGAGGGGTCAAAGCCCCACTGCGCCAGACCAGCCAGGGCCCCACAGCCCAAATAAAAAATCAAAAACTTGACATGCCCCAGCTGGTCTTCGATGTTGTTGCCAAACACCCAGAGGTAGAGCAGATTGCCCCCAATGTGAAAAATGCCGCCGTGGAGAAACTGGGACGACAGCAGCGTGATCCACTCTGTGGCCGGGGCCTCTAGTTCCCCCTGAAAGCTGGCCGTCAGCTGGGCGGGCACCAGCGCCCAGGCGTCAAAAAACTGGTCCAGCCCGGACTGCGACAGACCCAGCTGAAACACGAACACGGCAATATTCAGCCCAATCAGTCCGTAGGTGACGACCGGAGTAATGCTGACGGGATTGTCGTCACGGAGGGGAACCACAGCGATACCTAATGCCTAAACGTAGAGTGAAGTCCCTATTGTAGAGACATTTTTTAACCAGCTAGGCAGCCAGATTCGCGGCCTAGTGCGGATCCCCTGTCGCTCAGGGGGCCTGATCCGGGACTAATCCTGGGCCACAATCTCAAGCCGACCCGCATCGCCATCCAGGC contains:
- a CDS encoding rhomboid family intramembrane serine protease, whose product is MVPLRDDNPVSITPVVTYGLIGLNIAVFVFQLGLSQSGLDQFFDAWALVPAQLTASFQGELEAPATEWITLLSSQFLHGGIFHIGGNLLYLWVFGNNIEDQLGHVKFLIFYLGCGALAGLAQWGFDPSSAVPTIGASGAIAGVMGAYILRFPRAYIVTLIPLIIFFTTVRIPAIFFLGFWFAQQALFSIASLSSETGVGGGIAYWAHSGGFVFGLILGPMLGLMGPKSRQPRR